The nucleotide sequence tcatgTCTTTCTATCCTAAAATGGAATAGAGACAACTAGCTGAGATGATTGTAGAGTCTCTTGGCATCACATGCTTTGTTTGGACTACTCGCTGTACAAATCAAAATCCGTTTTAAATaggtttgaaagaaaattggaaaacgtTTTCAGATATATGTGTTGGTCCCTAGAAATTTTAGACAACTGAGAAATATTTGTGTGTAGAGGGACATTTTTTCGCACATTTTGATCAAAAGCCAGCTATGACAATAAGTGATATATGTCATAAACTTCAACAGTAGGAGTTGATATGAAGGTCAAACATTAATAGCCAAAGCTAGAGACACAGATTATTAGCTCAAGAAATCGTTTCTCATGGATAAAGGTAACAGCAACTTAGTGGTTTGTAGAACATAGAAAGATCGAAGAATTTTATTAGCATGGAATTCTATAATTTAAAGTGGTAAATCAGACTACTGCCTAACATGCATGGTTGCGAGCATCATAGGCTTCATTTTTGCTTATGACTCGAACTCAGCTTTAGTTCATCATTGACTTTTATCTGTAAggtcaaaaatatgtaaaaactaTTATCAAACTTTCAGGAGTGGATGAATACAAACGCTTAATGTATTAAACATATCCAAGCAAAATTGTCTAGTTTACTAACAAGACATTCATAATTTTAACaagtaaaaacttttttttcaaatatttgtaacaagaaaatagaaaagttttgaaatagataaCTTAATAATTCCAATTTTAAGCCCTGCTGTGAATTCTTTTCCTACAGaagataatattaattttttgtatgattcaataattgaattatgaaCATATTCAATTCTTAAATATgcatacgttttttttttaaattcatgaGATCCAtcataaaatatagaaatacaTATACTTCTTGCTTATAACTATGCCAATTTTCAATTCTGtaccaacaattgttttaatttatctagaaaaaaaaatagtttgaatatcCTTTCATATTAATCAAgatttaaaaaagtaatttaattttctccCTGTAGATACTCAATTAACTCATAATATAAATACAGTCGACACAAACTATCCATatagaaaaaatctaatatattgTTTGACCGGTTTCTGAGATAAATATTATACGGGTCATTAACCTTAGCTAAACCAGAAATTGACTAATATGACATCTACTTGTGTAAACTGTAGTTACAAAAGAAGTTAAAACTACAATGTGAACAATTTGGTTAAACGATTTTCAAAATGAAGAATATTAGTGAAAACTTcacaaaaatgtgaaaatttttcgattatcaTTAGCAAAAATATAATGAAGTAATAAATATAAGGTAAAAACTACACTATTTATCAGGTCAAGAACTCGATTTCTTTCACGTATGATATTCTAGAATTGGGAttatacattgaaattgaaaatctaattaaaaatagacagaattcttattttatacatttcatcgttatttttttgaactttatttATAACGCCATTATTGCAGGGTATTccaggaaaacaaaaaatattggtttctatttattttgcaagagtttcaactttaaaaaatgACTACTTTCATAACCCTTTAGCAAATGTATAAGTTTGACATGTAGCAGCGGGcacatttgaaaatgaaaacataaattgCGCATGTCATATTATCGAGTGTAATCATAGTTTAGGGTTCGTGATTTAAacttatttcttatatttttcattttcaaaattattaataaaaatgtcagATGCCACGTCACGAAAGGTGAAAAGATTTTCAGAATCTGATAGAAATTCCGAATTTGATGCTGCAACACAAAAAGCTTTGGAAGAAATTGATGTttgtcaaaatgaaattgatagtATTAATGAAAAATCCAGTGAAgagatattaaaaattgaacaaaagtACAATCGACTAAGAAAAccgttttatgaaaaaagaaataatttgatcAGCAACATCCCTAATTTCTGGATTACAGCTGTATCCTTTACAAAGTTGTTatatataacctaaaaaaatagaatatattttcctaCTAATGATTTAGATTATGCTCTAACATATTTATGTATCCAATATCTTGTGTGATCAGCAGGATTTACTTGAATTACTAGTTGTAAACATAGCATTATCTATTCTCTTTTAGAATAATCAATGAGAAATTTATCCTATTTCTTTTAAGTTTTGTGTTATTTTAAAAAGCAGTATAACAACaacatatgttttttttgtctaaaatttaTCGTATTTTTCTTAACGATTCTAAGATTATGAACCATCCTGATTTAAGTGCTTTACTGGATGAAACTGAAGAAGATTGTCTTCACCATCTTACAAAATTAGAAGTAGACGAATTTGATGATATTAAATCTGGAtattggataaaattttattttgaggagAATCCATACTTTGAAAATTCAGTTATTACTAAAGAATATCATTTAGATAGCggtaaataattattcaatttatatggTTTCATTTATAACatgttcaaattaatttaaaaaatgctaTTAAAGCCTATTTATCCATGTAGTATTTGTTGCTAAAAGTAATAACCTGCTAAATATTTAGACTACGAGCCTAATGACAAAATTTGAGGGGTCATTTGAGCCACCATGAATCATTCATTAATCAATAGTACTATATGTAACAAACAAGTTAGAAACTATGTCATCATCTCTTATCGGAAGTACATAAGTAAGGTAAACCTAGCACTGAAAGGGGATACTTTTTAGTCAAACATATTTGTACGGCATTCAGAACTTAAGTAAGTTATACATAAAGAATACaaggaaaatttttcaatatttttgaaaggcaTTAGGTCATATGTCATTCTTTTTGTTTTACCTACTTAAGTTCTGGATGCAGCACAAATATGTTTGACCAAAAAGTACCTCCCCTTCAGAGCTAGGTTTACCATGAGTACTCACCTGTACCGATAAGAAGAAAGTGACAGCATAGTTTCTAAATTGTTTGTTACATATAGTACTATTGGTTAAAAAGTGATTCATGGTGGCTCACATAACCCCTCAAATTTTTCCATTGGGCTTGTAATCTAATATTGCCATTTAATATTTCTGATATGTCAAAATGTCCAATCCTCTAAGTAAATTACAAGGATATCCCATAATTTAGTATCTTCcctataaaatgattatttcagtTATATTTAAATGATCATTTGACATCTATTGTAGTAGaataatttatctaattttggtaaaatatacttttaatacAATTTGGATTTGATTTTTAGCGACACCTACTTCAGAGAGTACTCAAATAATCTGGAAAGAAGGTTGTTCTCTTGCTCAAAATGTTGAGGCAAATAAGCCTGGGAAAAAGCGTCGCCATGAACCTGCTAAGACATTTTTTAGTTGGTTTAATGATAATGTAGATCCCTATACCGATGACATAGCTGAGATTATTAAGGATGATCTTTGGCTCAATCCCCTTCAGTACTATCTAGTACCTGACGTTGAAGGAGATGGAGAGAATGGTGTTGATGCTGAAGAAGTAAGTAGCAGTGAAGATGATGAAGAAAGGGAAGCAGGAGAAGAAGAAAGTAGGAATCAACGCAAGTAATTTCCTTGTGAAAAGTATCTTCGGTggctataaatttttttattttgagaagtATCACTTGATATACAAGTCATATTTTCTGCATtcttatattattaaacaatatttacaGTTGCATTTATTCAATAGCAACTGTCATAAGTAGTTCATATCTTAAATGATTAATGATAAAGATAtgcattaatttttcaatttctgcataacaaaatttttaaatacatgaaacatatcaacaaacaaaatgCAATGTGTCTTAGAGTAATGTCAGGAAAATTAATATTCCCatcatatattcatatttactGTATTTATGGAAACGTCagttatacaaatattaaactTTACTACCagtataccaacactcacaaaaCACTGTCTAGTCCTTTGAGTCTGGTGTGAACCAGTAATCTATGGAAGTTTCCAAAAACCAGATGGTGAACAGTGTGTGTAGTATATTTGACAGTGAATAAggatacaaatataattttcttcaaatttcaaatttgtttttgacaggaacaaaaataaatttgattgcaTCTTAatctattattgttttctttacaaaattttatttctctgAGGCTATTTGCTTTGGTTACAATGATTGTGAAATGCTGCAGTAGATAGCTATTATGTAAatctgtattataattattatagttttactattttcaaaaaaattcagcGAGTTGTGGTCAATCTGCAGTGAGAAATATAAATGtacattatgaaaatataaccaaatatttactaatagattaacgaataaaaataactaaagtaATTTATCAAACCgttgataatattcatattgaacacactaaGTAAAACTTCCATTACATTAAAACTCACAGTAGTAACTGTATACCTTCAGTCTTGGTTGATTGAAACGCTCCTCAGACAGTGTAGTGGTAGTAATGAGTGTGTTCATTATGAGTACAAATAAGTAAAACTCTATAGTGTAACTAAATTATTGTCCTTCCTAGTATGTTATTTCGAATGGTGGTGtgggttgaggactcaaaataaaactgtctaagagttttttaaaatgctaACGTTTCGACAACACATATGGCAGAGAGCCTCGATAAAGATCAattaaaagatcgaaacgttggcattttaaaaaactcttggacagttttattttgagtcctcaacccgcaacacacacacatatatatatatatatatatatatatatatatatatatatatatatatatatatatatatatatatatatatatcagttATCAGTTACATATTATTCGGTTCCGGGAGGTGCAATTCAACTAtgtattaaaattgtaaattctaTCACGTGCTCTAGAAGCTGCAGCTTCCAAAACTTGCATATCCATAGTTTATTCAGATGCTCTGCTCAACATGAGTTGGTGTTTGCCTACtgtattaaaatttgttaatcaTGAAAGTTTTTTGAAGATCACAAGTAAATCCAAAGTCAATTGCTTCACTTTTTCTAACCTACTCAACTGTATAAATATTAAGAAActgatgaaatattaatttgtatataattaatttgatcaGTATCGTATTATTATCAGTTCTTCTTGTAAGGGTCATGGGACTAGGTGAAACGTTATTTTGTTAACTAATTTGATTTCAACAAGGAAATTAGTTTCTGttagtattgaaaatatgaatatattcgTTCTGATGCTAATATGTACTATTTGATTTAAGAATTTTATGCATCTTTGCTAGAACTACTTTTTTGGTAAAACATGACAATCGATTACCGCaaatagaaagttttaaaatcagGCATGttaaataagttttgtttttatatcaaaatgtgCAGTTCtagttgtttaatattttttttgtccatTTGGGTCTAAtcagaattattatttgattttttttgtaattgttctGTTTGGagtgtaaattttaatataaatatagcTTATTGGTGTTTTATTTATTCGAATTTCAACCATCACCTACATTATCTATGATAGTGATACTGAACGCGTGTCGTCAGGCAGTTCGTGAGTGTTATGTAGTCCAGGAAATGAAGCTCAAAAAAGGCAAAACCTTGCAATGTTTTCATCCTGAATCGATTTGTCCAAAAATTTGGATTTAGGCTCATTTCACCATTTAGTTCATTTTCCACATTGTGCCGTTGTACGCTTTTTGTTTCTAATGGTGAAAACTTCCtaactgtaaaaaattataaaataacattttaaaccTTAAAATTGGTAAAATCTGGCTTTGATTAGTTAAATAAGGATTGTTTTAACTGTAGGAtacaatttcataatatttcaaccCTTTAAAACCACCCTTAATAACAGTAATtcttataatataattcaattgatCTATAACGTTGGCAACaaagtactttcgctttttgCTGATAGAGAGCTTCGctttatttttggaataacttaTGTTGGTGCTGTGCTTTGCCGTTTGTCACATTGATGTAAATTTAGAAGCAAGTAGTGCGTGAGTTTTATCAAAGCTATTAATTGtttagtaaatttaaaattgagTGCAGAAACGAACACTTTCgtcatattttagtttttttatttccgtaatggaaagaaagctgctgcggctcacaaagaaatatgtgaagtttataGAAGTGATTGCTTAACAGAGCGCACGTGTtagaattggtataaaaaattccgttctggagatttttccctcgaaagatgagcaacgttcttgtcggcctactgaagttgatgatgaccaaatcaaagtcataattgaagaggatcgtcatataactgttGGAGAGGTTGCGAAGAGGATACATGTAACGcacacaacaattgaaaaacacgaATTGGAAGaaattcattcaacacaaagaatCAATATATGCGATATGCACCTTTAACGAAATGAAACTGATcctttcttgaaaaaaatcatcactggtgatgaaaaatgggtcctgtacagtaacatagttcgaaaacgatcatgaaccaacacaaaccacatcgaaagctgaaaaacaacaaaaaactattgGAGTTTAGCtaggaagtgatgccacatcccctaagctgcagaattctttgaatggttaggttaggacaGTTAGCATACTGTAGagttctttgaatggtcaaactttcacagaTAACGATGATCTTCAATcacacctggttcagttttttgccaataaggaccagaaattttatgagcccggaatcatgaagctgaaaggtCAATGagcaaaatattaaatatataattgattaaaaactattctttgttaaaaaaaagtgttttattttatactactaCTATACTATACTATTTTGTACCAAccgaataaatagaaaaaaatacattaacaCATACATATTCATGCATTACATacaatgaaatatacaaatatggttcattaattttatctaaTGGATCAACAGTGGGCAGAAGGGAAATTATCACAGCACTTGTCATTTCTTTCGAACTTTAGAACACACTAGTGAGGAATCAACGAAATATATAAACTAACACATGCAGTCACGAGCAGATATTGCTTCTTTTCTATTTCGATTTGAGTGAAGTAGTTTGAAGGGATCGAATAAGGAGGTGTTTGCTGGTAAATAGAGGTTTTTAACGGCTATATCTCGCCAAATATTCCTTGTGtacaaaatctacaaaaaaaatttagtccTTAAAAAAGCTGTTATTTAgtatactattattttttcggtATCTCCAgtattttcggagatattttgaagtaaagggtgaaaaaatactaaatattaaatGCCAAAAGAAAATAGTCTgatgttttatatattattcttCACACAGCTTATCACCATCTCAGGAagaaaattgaaggaatttcgAATTCTTAGCTAACAATCTTCTCTAGTTGTTAAGGCTTGGGAGTAAACCTCTTGTTTTATGTGACCCCATATAAAAAATCTAAAGACGTCATATCGGAAGAACGAGGGGACCACCGAAAAGGACCATTATTTACTAACCACCTGTCTTCAAATTGCtcttctaaaaatatatttatgatgaataaaaaaaagattgtttAATTCGTCTGGTGGCAAGgtctaaataattttgttttaaatttcttaaaatatcaaGATATCTTTcacctaaaaataaaacaaataacattaaaaaatataaaaacaacgttttttatattattaattaagaataaattaattgtgTTCCCTAACCATTAATTCCCATCGTAGAAATGaagtatttgattatttctaatAGCACAAAAGACATTGAACTGCCACCGATCTTTGGTTAAATGAAGATTATCTTGACTCCAATAATGGGAATTAAATAATCCATTTTTCGTGATTTTCGATGCGTCGCaccaaattatgttttttaaaaaatcttcgtCTTCCTggcattttattattaaaaattcaacaaataatactcgtttaataaaatcggttggttttaaattttgacacAAATTGTAAGAATAGGGATGCATTTTATGTTTTCGTTAAATACGGTAAATCGACGATTTGCTTACTCCAAGATATCTTACGGCAACAAGTATTGATACTTCTTCAGTCAAATGAACAACAACATTAATTTCGgcattattattgttaataacgTTTAATTCGATTAACTTTTTGGTTCAAATGAAATAGTGTAAACCCAGCTTAACAAACATGTCTATTCGATATCCACATCAAGTTAACAcgtatttaaatgatatttgtatatacatttttggataaaaatatatattatataataaaaaaaataaatatgatccaataaacagaatattgataaaaataaatatagggACCTTTTTCTAGATGCGGTTGGGTTAGTAATTTCAACCGTTAACCGTTCAAGTATTGAACATTCgtcaaaaattcaacattttgacATTAAATGACAGTTGGTAGTTATCTACTTTACCGATTGAGGTTTCTGATTGTTTCGCGAAGTGTGCGTGATgcgttgaaaataaattaatgtaacaaTAAAATGTAAACTTTAAGGAAAACAGAAATGGGTCGATCAAAATTTCCTGGGAAACCCTCTAAACATATTCTTAGAAAGAGGGTAAATGTTCTTCCACCAACAGGAGAAATAACTAATGTTGAATCTAATAGTTCACTGACAGTTAGTTCTGTTGTAGAAAACAAACAGGTAAACACTTATATATTTgcaaattttaagatatttatggTACTATATTTATGTAATTGACTAGACAATTGTTATCTTAAgcgatttaaatttattatatgttttataGGATGAAGATTTGACCGACAGTGATGGTGAAAGTGCACATACTGAAACtactataaacaaaaatgtttcaatcaAAAGAAGACTGACTAGGAAGCTAAAATCTTCAAtacgaaataaaaatgtaacTAAAAGAGCCTTGTTATCCAAAATGTGCACTAAAGCTTCTGTGAAAACCAAACTAAAAACATCTTTATCCAGAAAAGCAGTACACACTTATAATACATCTTGCCATGGAAAAGTGACAAAAGAATCTACTAATCTTGTCGGTAAATTCGTTTTACCAACAAGAAGTGTACATTCTTCTCGTGTAATTAAACCCAACAAAAGATTTATAAGTGATATGAATGAAGCTGTAACTTTGAAAAAGAAGGTTACAATTGTGAAAAGGCATTGTGTGAAACAAGAAGATAGTAAATCAGAGTTTTCAGAATCTGGCAGCTTAAATAGTGATAGTGATAAAACAACGTTTACAAATGGACATAAAGTAGTACTCAGACAAGCCAGACTTAAATTACCTAATGAAATAGGCTTACAGGGTCCTTTCTCAAGTAAACCCAATTCATCTTCAGGGATTGTTACTTGTGGTGTGTGTGGTGCAGTTAGATTTTACAGGTAAATACATTTTCATACGTTTTGCACAAATAGTAGGTGTGACTACTGAGTTTCTGTTGAAATCACTAATCATGATATAGATAAAGAAAAGTGTATTTGACATAGTTATTTGTTAGTTTAATAATCAAGTTTTCAAGAAGCTCTAATATTGTCAACcatttttaatatctatatgaaattgaaaataattcaattattttgaattcatcATGATGTGTTTTTTAGATTTCTCAAGCAAGCCAGAAAGTTTAACATCTATAGTTGTGAGTCATGTAGAAAGTTTATTGCAAAAATGATCAAAAGGCAAGCATGCGGTaacaaaaataaccaaataacTTTAGTTTGCAATAAAGGACAAGGCAACTGCCATGTACCTACAGCTGTAAAAAACCAGCAATGGAGATTGAGTAAATGCGGCTATAGATGTCCAGCTTGCTGGTTAAAGATATGCCTTCGTGCATTTCAAATTCCTCCATCAATAAAGCAAGGTCTAAGTGGCATGTTACCAAAAAATATGCAAGGGTCAGATATTGACTCAAACAATTCCCAACCTCCCTCTTTATGGCAGGCAaatgttgaaacaaaaatagtGATAGAGAAACCACAAGAGACAACGACTTTAAAACAACGACCTGTAAGATTTAAAAATCCAAAAGCTCAAGCAGCACCTTCCCTTCCTATTTCTAATTCAGATATTAAAAGACAGAAAATAGATCTTAAAGGCCCCCGGGTGAAGCATGTCTGTCGCAGTGCTTCAATAGTATTAGGTCAACCACTTGCCACTTTTCCAGAAGGTGAGAAGAAATGTGATAACCAAGAACAAgttaatgatattaaaatagCTGATGAAAAGATAGTGGGTGATAAAACCATAAGTGATGTTAAATTTACTATCCCTAATAAAAGTGACTCAATACTTAGTGAACCAGAATCAAATTGTAGTGATAGGACATCAAAAAATTCTAGCAGTGATTCAACCGATTTTACCACTAAGAGGGAGAAACTCTACAGAAATGCTACTTTTGTACCG is from Diorhabda carinulata isolate Delta chromosome 1, icDioCari1.1, whole genome shotgun sequence and encodes:
- the LOC130897079 gene encoding protein SET yields the protein MSDATSRKVKRFSESDRNSEFDAATQKALEEIDVCQNEIDSINEKSSEEILKIEQKYNRLRKPFYEKRNNLISNIPNFWITAIMNHPDLSALLDETEEDCLHHLTKLEVDEFDDIKSGYWIKFYFEENPYFENSVITKEYHLDSATPTSESTQIIWKEGCSLAQNVEANKPGKKRRHEPAKTFFSWFNDNVDPYTDDIAEIIKDDLWLNPLQYYLVPDVEGDGENGVDAEEVSSSEDDEEREAGEEESRNQRK